The stretch of DNA AGATGGGACGCGTGGAGCCACTCTGGAAACTCTCTGAAGAAGAAAAAAGCCACATCAGGGTGTACCATCCCGGAAAGGTGAGCTACATAAATCTCGAAAAAGAAGCACTCCTTTTGGCAAAAAGCGAAGGAATCCTCATACCTCCCGATGAGATAAACCACTCTCCCGGTGAATACACTCTGGTTGCGGGATACTGGGACTTTCCACACATCCTCGATCTCGACGAAAAAGTTCTGAACGGTGCCGTTTACATTCACTCCACCAGCGAAGCCTACACGGAAGAACAGGAGATCGATGCAAAACGCTTCATGAACTGGCTCAGGTACTTCAACATAACGCCTCTTGGTATAAAAGAAAATGGTGGCAAAGTCGTCTTTACAAAAGAATTCCACGCATCAGGCCATGTCTCGCCGAAGAACCTGAAAGCGATTCTGGACGATCTCAAACCAGACTACATCGTTCCCGTTCACACCCTGAACCCTGACTGGTTCGTCCAGAACTGGGGGAAGAAGGTCTTACTGGAAGATGTGATTGTGCTATAATTTGTTCTGACACTTCTAAAGGGAGGTGGAAAAGTGGCGAACAGAGAGGAGATCCTTTCAAAGGTGAAGAACATAATCTCAGAGAAGCTGGGAGTGGACGAAGCACAGGTTACAGAAGAGGCAAAGCTCATAGACGACCTTGGAGCGGACTCTCTCGACCTTGTCGATCTTGTGATGGATTTCGAGAGTGAGTTCGGAGTGAAGGTGGACGATGCCGATCTCGAAAAGATCTCGACGGTGAAGGACGTTGTGGACTACATCGAAAAGAAATTGGGGTGAGCTCGCTCACCCCTTTTCTATTTCCTCTGGTGTTATCACCCTGAATCCCCTTGGAAGTTCGTACTCTCTGAACCTGTCCCCACTCAGGATGACCGCTCTCATGGAGATTGCAAGTGATACGATCAAACGATCTGCCGGTGACTCGAAAAAAACGTTCGGTGATTCCTTCCACTTTCCGAATCTTTCCCTTTCCGAAACGGGAAGAATGAACTCTGCGTTCCTGTCAAAAACGATCCTGTAGGGAAAGAAAAACTCCTCGAAGATGGCAAGCCTTTCGAAAACCTTGTAGATGTACGAAACAGAAAGTCCTCCCCTCCACAGAAGGTTACTTCCATCGAGAACAATGGGGCAGACCGGTTTTCTGACGATGGACGCAACAACATAGGGATGAATTCTCAATGTTCTGACTTTGTTCTTCTCGGAGGATGTCAGGAGTCTGTAAAAACATCTCAGCTCCTCCACCTTTTTTTCGTTCAACTTTTCAAGGGAAAGTTCCTCCAGGCGCTCCAGAATGCTCATTCCTTTGTTTTCCTCTTCTTCCTCGTCAACACCCTCCAGATGAAGGTAAAGATCCAGGAAATCCTTTTTTCCGAGTTTTACCCTGAGAGAATTCGCTTTCCTGATGAACTCATCTACGTTTTTTGTCTTCAGCCTTTCTTTGAGTTTTCTTGAAGGAAGAGGGTACTTCTTTGGAGAAGACCAGAAGAGGATCTC from Thermotoga sp. encodes:
- a CDS encoding acyl carrier protein, whose amino-acid sequence is MANREEILSKVKNIISEKLGVDEAQVTEEAKLIDDLGADSLDLVDLVMDFESEFGVKVDDADLEKISTVKDVVDYIEKKLG